GAAGAGGCCGCTGACCTGCTGCAACTGCGCCCCATGCTACACCGTCGCCCGCATGAGCTTTCGGGTGGGCAACAACAACGCACCGCGCTGGCTCGGGCCATCGCGAAAGAAAGCCGCGCCGTGTTCCTGGATGAGCCGCTGGCCAACCTTGACTACAAACTGCGCGAAGAACTGCGCGAACAACTGCCAGACCTGTTCGCAGGACGCGGCGCAGTCGTGGTTTACGCCACCTCGGAACCCGAAGAGGCCCTTTTGCTGGGCGGATACACTGCCTTGATGGAAGATGGCCGCGTGACTCAATTCGGTCCAACTGCAGACATTTACCGCAACCCTGAAAACATCGCCGCTGCGCGCGTCTTCTCGGATCCGCCGATCAACGTCGCACGGATTACCGTAGCCGGTGCTCAGGCGCAGTTGGCCGGAGGCGGCGGATGGGTCGTCTCAGATATGGCTGATGGGGATTACATGGTCGCCGTGCGCCCGCACAGGGTGACTCCATATCGGACATCTGAAGCAGATGTGGAACTGACAGGCCGTGTGATCGTGACAGAGCTGTCCGGCTCTGACTCCAGCGCGCATTTCCGGCACGGATCGGATGACTGGGTGTCTCTGGCTGCTGGCGTGCACCCGTATCAAGTCGGCGAGGATCACAGTTTCTACATGAACCCGGCACATTGCCGGTATTTCAGCCAAGACGGCAAAAGGGTGGCCTGACATGGCACAGATCAAGCTTTCAAACCTACGACACAGCTACATGCCCGCGCCGAAAGGCCCCGAGGACTATGCGCTGAAAGAAATTGATGTGACCTGGCGCGATGGTGGGGCATACGCTCTGCTCGGGCCGTCGGGCTGCGGCAAGTCAACGCTGCTGAACATCATATCCGGCCTTCTTACCCCCTCGGAAGGTCGGATCCTATTTGATGACCGGGACGTGACGGCGCTGCCCCCCGATCAGCGCAACATCGCACAGGTGTTCCAGTTCCCGGTGATCTACGACACGATGACCGTGGGCGAAAACCTGGCCTTCCCGCTCAAAAACCGGGGCGTCGATGCAGCGACGATCAAGCGTCGCGTCGATGAGATTGCCGAGATGCTGGATGTCACGGACATGCTGAATACCCGCGCCAGCGGCCTCAGCCCGGACAACAAGCAGAAGATCTCGATGGGGCGCGGTCTGGTCCGCGACGACGTGAATGCGGTCATGTTCGACGAACCGCTGACAGTGATTGACCCGCACCTAAAATGGAAACTGCGGTCCAAGCTGAAAGAGCTGCACCAGCGTGTCAAAGCCACCATGATTTACGTGACCCACGACCAGACCGAAGCGCTGACCTTCGCGGACGAAGTGGTCGTCATGCAAGAGGGCGAGGTCGTGCAGATTGGCACCCCGGTCGAACTGTTCGAACGCCCTCAGCACACCTTTGTCGGCCACTTCATCGGCTCACCGGGCATGAATGTTCTGCCCTGCGAGGCCAAGGGTGACCGCGCGGTCTTCGAAGGACATGAGGTCATGCTGGAAGGTCCAACCCTAGGCGAAGGTGGCCGCACCGATCTGGGTATTCGCCCGGAATACATAAGCTTTGGCGAAACAGGCGTCCCCGCGCATGTGACCAAAGTTGCGGATATCGGTCGTCACTATGTGGTCAGCGCCATGGTCGGAGACACGCCGGTAAAGGCGGTGGCGGAACACAACGCGCCCAACCCAGGCTCGCATGTCTTCCTGCAATTCAAACCAGAACAATCCCGCGTCTACCGTGACGGCTGGATCGCAACTCAGGAGCGGGCGCAATGAGAACGGAAAACCAAAAAGCCTGGTTCTTTGTCCTGCCCGTGCTGGCGCTGGTCGCGTTCAATGCGCTGGTGCCGATGATGACAGTGGTCAACTACTCGGTGCAGGAAACCTTCGGCAACAACCAGTTCTTCTGGGAAGGCCTGGGCTGGTTTGAACAAATTCTGCGCTCGGACCGGTTCCAGGCCGCCCTCGGTCGGCAATTCCTGTTCACCTTCCTGATCCTGATCATTGAGGTCCCTCTGGGCATCATCGTGGCCCTGTCAATGCCACGCAAAGGCTTCTGGGTGCCGGTCTGTCTGGTCCTGATGGCGCTGCCCATGTTGATCCCATGGAACGTGGTCGGCTCGATGTGGAACATCTTTACCCTGCCCAAGA
The genomic region above belongs to Ruegeria sp. HKCCD4315 and contains:
- a CDS encoding ABC transporter ATP-binding protein produces the protein MIELQDATKRVGNVIHIKPTNLTLQTGHFNVLLGATGSGKTSLIKMMAGLDPIASGKVFMDGQDVTRLNTQKRQISLVHQFFVNYPHMTVFDNIASPLRVAGMAKSEIEGRVEEAADLLQLRPMLHRRPHELSGGQQQRTALARAIAKESRAVFLDEPLANLDYKLREELREQLPDLFAGRGAVVVYATSEPEEALLLGGYTALMEDGRVTQFGPTADIYRNPENIAAARVFSDPPINVARITVAGAQAQLAGGGGWVVSDMADGDYMVAVRPHRVTPYRTSEADVELTGRVIVTELSGSDSSAHFRHGSDDWVSLAAGVHPYQVGEDHSFYMNPAHCRYFSQDGKRVA
- a CDS encoding ABC transporter ATP-binding protein, whose translation is MAQIKLSNLRHSYMPAPKGPEDYALKEIDVTWRDGGAYALLGPSGCGKSTLLNIISGLLTPSEGRILFDDRDVTALPPDQRNIAQVFQFPVIYDTMTVGENLAFPLKNRGVDAATIKRRVDEIAEMLDVTDMLNTRASGLSPDNKQKISMGRGLVRDDVNAVMFDEPLTVIDPHLKWKLRSKLKELHQRVKATMIYVTHDQTEALTFADEVVVMQEGEVVQIGTPVELFERPQHTFVGHFIGSPGMNVLPCEAKGDRAVFEGHEVMLEGPTLGEGGRTDLGIRPEYISFGETGVPAHVTKVADIGRHYVVSAMVGDTPVKAVAEHNAPNPGSHVFLQFKPEQSRVYRDGWIATQERAQ